A region from the Lytechinus variegatus isolate NC3 chromosome 6, Lvar_3.0, whole genome shotgun sequence genome encodes:
- the LOC121417597 gene encoding zinc finger CCHC domain-containing protein 3-like produces MQRVRRECSVRVEFQKEESVFVFLKKNGVKIEDHLTAVQSLPGGKLYDVTFKTVALRREFQSVMEKEKECTVSAYCEDTKIITILHVPFEANDSTVRYILSRFGKVLDGRMLAHREFPHIFNGTRQYKIKLEKDIPSSLMIEGRDCWVRYEGQPRTCLKCKKAGHEAKDCTVTRCYRCDREGHIAQNCKEEMKCTICGEEGHGFRACPVSFAARLKISSTWASVKERNSEKVEKKEEKVGDGVEEKDGDKAVSHKEVKEKEEEKEDPDQPSTSGEGTREPKSSKRESSASVNEEIDPEDQTRQKSIFDDDSSGESSDEMTTEMSWAEETAGGEGKRSPVYISPSPLFDARETKKRRQGRRGIKRQSTSLSPKRK; encoded by the coding sequence ATGCAGCGTGTAAGGAGAGAATGTTCAGTTCGTGTAGAGTTCCAGAAGGAAGAaagtgtttttgtgtttttaaagaaaaatggagTAAAGATTGAGGATCATTTGACGGCGGTGCAAAGCCTGCCCGGTGGGAAGCTTTATGATGTTACGTTTAAAACTGTTGCATTGAGGAGGGAATTCCAGAGTGTtatggagaaagaaaaggaatgtACTGTATCAGCTTATTGCGAGGATACAAAGATAATAACAATCTTACACGTTCCTTTTGAGGCGAACGATAGTACCGTGAGGTACATATTGAGCAGGTTTGGAAAGGTGCTGGATGGGCGAATGCTCGCCCATCGGGAGTTCCCGCACATTTTTAACGGGACGAGACAGTATAAAATAAAACTGGAGAAAGACATCCCATCTTCCTTAATGATAGAGGGGCGGGATTGCTGGGTGAGGTATGAGGGGCAGCCAAGAACCTGTCTAAAATGTAAAAAGGCTGGTCATGAGGCGAAGGACTGCACCGTCACCAGGTGTTACAGGTGTGATAGAGAAGGGCACATTGCTCAGAACTGCAAGGAGGAAATGAAGTGTACCATATGTGGCGAGGAGGGGCACGGTTTTCGAGCCTGCCCAGTTTCATTTGCAGCAAggctcaaaatttcatcaacatgggCAAgtgtgaaggaaagaaatagtgagaaagtcgaaaagaaggaagaaaaagttGGAGATGGAGTAGAGGAGAAGGATGGCGACAAAGCAGTTTCTCATAAGGAAGtaaaggagaaggaagaggaaaagGAGGACCCCGATCAACCATCGACCTCTGGAGAAGGGACCCGGGAACCCAAATCTAGTAAGAGAGAATCATCTGCCAGTGTCAATGAAGAAATCGATCCGGAAGATCAAACCCGTCAGAAGTCCATTTTCGATGATGACAGCTCAGGTGAATCTAGTGACGAAATGACTACGGAGATGTCATGGGCAGAAGAGACAGCGGGCGGTGAAGGTAAGCGGAGCCCCGTTTATATATCTCCTAGTCCGCTTTTTGACGCCCGGGAAACCAAGAAAAGACGCCAGGGACGTAGAGGGATTAAAAGACAGTCGACGTCGCTTTCtccaaaaagaaaatag